From Streptomyces sp. SAI-135:
TCGTCGAGCAGGTACGACATCTCGACCGGCACGGTGTAGAAGACCATCGCCCCGAAGAAGGTGAGGGCACAGATGCCGGCCAACTGCCGCCAGGGAAAGGCCCGTTGCGCACCGGCCGGGCGCACGTCCGCGGCCACCCGCCCAGCGGTGCCGGGCAGCGCCGAGGCCATCAGCGGAGCCAGCACCAGGCTCACGGCGTACACCCAGAACGGCACCCGCCAGCCCGCCGACCCCACGGCCCCGCCGAGCACGAAGAACACGGTCGCCGACGCGGACGCGCACATGGTCTGCAGCGCGAGGTACTTCACCCGGCGCCGCCCCGAGTAGTAGTCCCCGATCAGGGTCGTGCAGCACGTCATGATCGCGGCCTCGGTGACCCCGACCAGCGCCCGGCTCGCGATGATCGCGCCCAGCGACTCCAGCCACAGCGGTGCCGTACCGAACACGGCGTACAGCAGCGTCGACGCGATGAGCAGCCGCTTGCGGCCGAGCCGGTCCACGATCACTCCCGCGAACGGCGCCAGCAACGCCACCGCCAGCGCGGGCACGGTCAGCGCGAGCGGTACCAAGGCCTTCGCGCCCGGCACCGACGCGAAATGGTCCTGCATCTTCGGCAGCACCGGGGCGATCAGCACCGCCCCCAGGATCGGCAGACAGCTGCCGGCCATCAGCAGGGTCACCCGCAGCCGGTGGACCGGGCCCGACACGGTGACGGGGGAGGGGACGGTGTCGTCCACCGCGGCGGGGGACGGGGACAGGGATCCGGGCATGACGACTCCAGGGAAGGCGTACGGGGAGCGGGCATGCGGTGAGCGACGGGTCCGGGAGGGCGCTCGGCATGCCGGGGGCGTCCGCACACCGGAGGCGGGCCCGGACGGGCGGCTGCTCCGGACGCCGGCGTGCGGGCTGGCACGACTATGAACGCTCCGGGCGGTCCACCGCCATCCTCCACGCGATCCGATTCCCGTATCGGGTCCATCCATGGAATGGATGGCCCGGGCGAAGGGGTGAAGGGGCGATGGGGTGAAGGGGCGATGGGGCGGCGGCCCGCCGGTGCCGCGCACGGCCGGTGGGGTCCGGCACGGAACGCGGCGGGCTGCCGAGGGAGGCGTCCTACCCCCCCCGGGGCCCTCCTCAGCCCCCGTACTCCCGCAGTTTGCGGTACAGCGTGGCCCGCCCGATGCCGAGTGCCGTCGCCGCGCGGGACTTGTTGCCGCCGTGGCGGTGCAGGGTCTCCAGGATCGTGGCGCGTTCGGCCTGTTCCATCGGGCTGAGCGGGCGCGCGGCGGGGCCTTCCCGCACGAAGTCCGGCAGTTCGGCCCGGCGGACCGGTCCCGAGACCCGTCGGTGCTCCGCCAGGGCCTGGACGACGTGGGCGAGTTCGGTGACGTTCCCGGGCCACGGGTGCCGTTCGAGCGCGCGCAGGGCGTCCAGGGTCCAGGTCAGTGGCGGGTGGCCCGGTGCGGGGCGCGGCGCGAGGGCCGACAGCAACTCCCTGATGTCCTCCGTGCGTTCCCGCAACGGCGGCAGGACCACCGTACGGGCGGCCAGCTTGTCGAGGAGCCGCTGAAGACAGGGGCCGGGCGGGGTTCCCGGGGTGTGGGTGACCAGCAGCCGGGTGTCCGGGTGCGCGTCGAGCAGGGAGTTGAGCGCGGCGACGGCGGGCTGCGTGAGCCGCTCGGCGTGCCGGAGGACGAGCGGGCCATCCCCGGCCCATCGCGCCAACTCTCCTTCCAGCGAGCCGCCTTCGGCCGCGTCGACCAGCTGCGGGGCGCCCGGGCCCAGCAACTCACGGGCCAGCGCGGTCTTTCCCGTCCCGCGTTCGCCGGTCAGCAGCACCGGCCCGGCGGAGCGGGCCAGCCCGGCGGCGCGCTCGGCGGCGTGCCGCCACGGCGGCGAGGAGCCCGCCAGACAGGGCAGCGGGCGCGGCCGGGTCCTCGGCGTGTTCTCGCCGGTCGGCTCCAGGACGGCCACGATCCCCACGACCGCGCCCTCCTGCCGCACGAGGTCGATCCGGGCGTCGCACCCTGCCCCCTCGGGCAGTTCGGCGGCCCCCGGCGCGTCCGTGTGCCGTGCCGCCCTCGCCGTGTGCTCGAGCGCCCGCAGCACCTCGGGAGTCGCCAGCCGCTCCGCCGCCGCGTTGATCAGGCGGTTGCGGCCGTCCAGCGCGACCACCGCGCGGTCCTGCGAGCGTGCCGCCTTCAAGTAGGCCTCCAGGAGGACCCGTTCGGGCCCTGCCGCCCGGGCCGGCAGTGCGGCCTCGACCGCTGCGGCGGCGGCCTCGGCGAGCCCGGCCTGCGGGTGCGGCGGGCGCCCTGAGCGCAGGCGGGAGGCGACGGTGAGCGTGCCGAGCGGCTGTCCGCCCGCCGGCGCGAGGAGCGGGACGCTGACCGCGGACACGTCCTGCCACACGTCGAGGAAGTGCTCGGGTCCGTGCACCTCGGCACGGGCGCGGCGGCGCAGGGCGAGGACCGCGCTGTTGTGACCGACCTCCTGCTCCGACAGCACCGAACAGGGGATGAGCCCGGGCGCGCTCCCGGACGTCCACAGCACGCGCAGCCGTGCGTCCGTGAGGAGGAGGACCGAGGGGCCGGCGCCGAGGGTGGGGGCGATCCGTTCGAGAACGGGGCGGGCGGCGCCGAGCAGCGGCGACCGCGGCGGCCGGGGCGGATCGGCGGCGGGCTCCCGCAAGTCGTGCGGTACGCCGAAGAAACGGGCCCGCCGCCACGCCGCGAGGACCTCCTCCGGCACACCGTCGGGCAGCGGGCGCCCGGACAGGAAGCGCTCGCGCGCCACTCGCAGGGGTGGGAGCGCGCGGACTGCGGGGGAGGGCTCTGTGGCGGTCACGACGTACCCACCGTAGCCGGTGCAGTTGAACAGGCAACAACCCCCCTGCGCGGCTGCCGTGTCCGGTACGGCACCACCGGGTGCCGTAGGGACCGCGGTTGCCGCCGCGGGCGCAGCCGCCGCAGCTCCACTCCCCACTCACCCTCCCCGCTCACCCCTGTCCGCCCGCCGCCGCTGTATCGAATTGAGACACCCGCGACCCGCCGTTCCCCAGCATGATCAAAACTGCCCCCGTCCGTGAGCCCCCGCCTGGAGCGCCCGTGTCCCCCGTCGTCGAGACCGACGTCCTGATCGTCGGCAGCGGCCCGGCCGGAGGCTCGGCCGCGCTCGCCCTGAGCACCTACGGCGTGCCGAACATCGTCGTGACCCGCTACGCGCGCCTCGCCGACACCCCTCGCGCGCACATCACCAACCAGCGGACCATGGAGGTGCTGCGCGACCTCGGCGTCGAACAGGGCGTCATCGCGCGGGCCACTCCGCAGCACCTGATGGGCAACACCACCTTCTGCACCAGCCTGGCCGGCGAGGAACTCGGCCGGGTGCGCTCGTGGGGCAACGACCCGCTCGTCCAGGCCGCCCACGAACTCGCCAGCCCCACCCGCATGTGCGACATGCCCCAGCACCTCATGGAGCCGGTGCTCGTCGACGCGGCCGTCGCCCGCGGCACCGCCCTGCGCTTCGAGACCGAGTACCTCTCCCACACCCAGGACGCCGACGGCGTGACGGCCACCGTGCGGGACCGGCTGCGCGGGGACACGTACGAGATCCGGGCGAAGTACCTGATCGGCGCGGACGGCGGCCGCTCCCGCGTCGCCGAGGACGCCGGGCTCCCGATGGGCGGCCGGATGGGCGTGGCCGGCAGCATCAACATCGTCTTCGAGGCCGACCTGACCAGGTACACCGCCCACCGGCCCGCCACCCTGTACTGGGTCCTCGCCCCGGGCGCCACCGTCGGCGGCATCGGCGCGGGCCTGGTGCGCTGCGTCCGGCCCTGGAACGAGTGGCTGATCGTGTGGGGGTACGACGTCACGGCGGGCGCCCCCGACCTGACCACCGAGTACGCCGAGTCCGTCGTACGGCAGCTGGTCGGCGACGACGAGATCCCGGTGACCATCAAGTCGTCCTCGGCCTGGACCGTCAACGAGATGTACGCGGAGAGCTACTCCCACGGCCGCGTCTTCTGCGCCGGGGACGCCACCCACCGTCATCCGCCGTCCAACGGCCTCGGCTCCAACACGTCCATCCAGGACTCCTACAACCTGGCCTGGAAGCTGAAGCTCGTCCTCGACGGCACGGCCTCCCCGAAGCTCCTCGACACCTACACCGCCGAACGCGCCCCCATCGGCAAGCAGGTCGTCACCCGCGCCAACCGGTCCATCGGCGAGACCGCCCCCATCTTCGAGGCCCTGGACGGACTCTCCCCGCAGACCCCCGCACAGCTGTGGGCCAACATCGCCGCGCGCAAGGACGCCACCGAGGCCGCCGAGAAACAGCGGGCCAGGCTGCGCGAGGCCATCGCCTTCAAGGTGTACGAGTTCAACGCGCACGGCGTCGACCTCAACCAGCGCTACACGTCCGAGGCGATCGTCCCGGACGGCACCCCGGCGGAGACGTTCGCACGCGACCCCGAACTCCACCACCAGCCCACCTCCCGCCCCGGCGCCCGCGTCCCGCACGCCTGGATCACCTCGAGCACGCGGACGGTGTCCACCCTGGACACGGTCGGCAAGGGCCGCTTCACCCTCCTCACCGGCATCGGTGGCGAGTGCTGGCTGCGGGCCGCCGAGGCGCAGCAGGCGGACATCGCCACCGTGGTCGTGGGGCCGGGACAGGAGTACGAGGACCCCTACGGCGACTGGGCGCGGCTCAGGGAGATCTCCGACGCGGGCGCCCTGCTCGTACGGCCCGACGGGTTCGTGGCCTTCCGGCACGCGACCGCCGCTCCGGACGCCGAAGCACTTCTGTCCGGCGCGCTGCGTCGGATCCTCGGACACGCCTGAGACGCGCGACCATGGAAGAACCCGCACGTCGACCAGGAGGAGCCGGGATGACCACGGACGCGATCGGGGCCGGTGTCACCGAGGAGGCCGTCGCCAGTCTGCACGCGACCGCTGACCCGCGCCTGCGCGAACTGCTCGCCGGACTCATCGGCCATCTGCACGACTTCGTGCGCGAGACCCGGCTCACCCAGGAGGAGTGGGAGAAGGCCGTCGCCTTCCTGACGGCGACCGGGCAGAAGTGCACGGACACCCGGCAGGAGTTCATCCTGCTGTCGGACGTCCTCGGCCTCTCCATGCTCGTCGAGACCGTCAACGGCGACCGCGTGCAGGGCGCCACGGAGTCGACCGTCCTCGGCCCGTTCCACATGACCGAGTCCCCCGTCCGGGAACTCGGCGACGACATCGATCTGGTGGGCGGCAGCGAGCCGTGCGTGGTCAGCGGCCGGGTGCTGTCGGCGGACGGCACCCCGCTGCCCGGCGCCGTCCTCGACGTCTGGCAGGCCGACGACCAGGGCTTCTACGACGTCCAGCAGCCCGACGTCCAGCCCGCGGGCAACGGACGCGGACTGTTCACCGCCGACACCGAGGGCCGCTTCTGGTTCCGCACCTGCGTGCCGGCGCCGTACCCGATCCCCACCGACGGCCCGGTCGGCGACCTGCTCCGGGCCACCGGCCGGCACCCCTACCGCCCCGCGCACATCCACTTCATCGTCGGCGCCGAGGGCCACACGCCGGTCACCACCCACATCTTCGTCGCGGGCAGCGACTACCTCGACTCCGACGCCGTCTTCGCCGTGAAGCGGAGTCTGGTGCAGGACTTCGCGGAGACCGACGACCCGTCCCTGGCAGCGGAGTTCGGCGTCCCCAACCCGTTCCGGCACGCCCGCTTCGACCTCGTCCTGGAGCCGAACGCATGACGTTCATGGGCGAGTTCACCTACGAGAGCCGTCCCGTGCGGGTCGTGTTCCGGCCGGGCGCCGCCGTGACGGCGACCCCCGGCGAGGCCGAACACCTGGGACTGCGACGGCTGTTGGTGGTGTGCGGCAGCCGGGGCGAGTCCGTCGCGCGGGCCGTGGCGGACGCGCTCGGCGACTCCTGCGCCGGGCTGCACGCCGAGGCCCGCATGCACGTGCCCGCCGAGGACGCCGACCGGGCCGTGACGGTGGCCCGCGAGACCGGGGCCGACGGTGTCGTCGCGGTCGGCGGCGGCTCCTCCATCGGCCTCGGCAAGGCGATCGCCCTGCGCACCGCCCTGCCGCTGATCGCCGTGCCGTCGACCTACTCGGGCTCCGAGATGACCCCCGTGTGGGGCCTGACCGAGGGCGGCGCCAAGCGCACCGGACGCGACCCGAGGGTCCAGCCCCGCAGTGTCGTCTACGACCCCGAGCTGACCCTCTCCCTGCCGGTACCGCTCACCGTGACCAGCGGCATCAACGCCCTCGCGCACGCGGCCGAGGCGCTCTACGCCCCGGACACCTCCCCCCTGATCGCGCTGATGGCGCAGGACGGCGTACGGGCGATGGCCGAGGCGCTGCCCCTGCTGGCCGCCGACCCCGGGGACCTGGATGCGCGCGGCCTGGCCCTGTACGGGGCATGGCTCTGCGGGGCGTGCCTCGGGGCCACGACGATGGGCCTGCACCACAAGCTCTGCCACGTCCTGGGTGGCACCTTCGGGCTGCCGCACGCCGAGACGCACACGGTCGTCCTGCCGTACGCGCTCGCCTACAACGCCCCCGCCGCCCCCGACGCGTTGACCGCGCTGGGGCGGGCACTCGACGCCGACGACCCGCCAGGAGCCCTGTGGGACCTGGCCGGCCGCCTCGGCGCCCCACGCTCCCTCGCCGCACTCGGCCTCCAGGAGACCGACCTGGACCGGGCGGCCGCAGAGGTGGCGGGGCAGCCGTACGCCAACCCGCGTCCCGTGACCGCGGACGGCGTGCGGGCGGTGCTCCGGGCGGCCCACGAGGGCCGTCGGCCATGAGTGCCGCGGCAGAACAGCAAGTCCCCTAGGAAAGGTGAACATCATGGCCCTCGCACTCCTCAGGCGCCGGCGGTCCAAGGCTGCCCATGCCGAGGCGGCGGGCCTCTCCGTCCCCCTCCCCGAAGGTGCGGGCGCCGTGGCCCGCGAGATCGTCGACCCGATGGGCTCGCCCATGCCGGGCGCGGACGTCACCGTCACCGCCCTGGACACGCACCGGGTCGCGGCCCGCGGGACGACCGACCCCTACGGCTACTTCGTCGCCGTACTGCCACCTGGCCGCTACAGCCTGCTGGCCGCCGCCGAAGGACTCCAGCCGCACCGCGAGACGGTCGAGGTCGGGCCGAGCGGCGCGGCACCGTCCGAGCGGGTCTGGCTCCAGCCGGCCCAGGCCCTGCAACTGCCCTCACCCGGCGTCTGGTTGTTCGATCCGCCGCACACCGCGATCCGTTTCATCGCCAAGCACGTCGGCATGGCGCACGTCCACGGCCGCTTCGAGCGTTTCGAGGGCGGCATCCAGATCGCGCAGGACATGTCCCAGTCCCGCGTCCAGGTCCGCATCGACGCCTCCAGCATCACGACGGGCAACACCACCCGCGACAACCACCTGCGCTCGGGCGACTTCCTCGACGTGGAGCGCTTCCCCCACATCGACTTCGTCAGCAGCCGTTTCGCCTACCGGGGCGGCAGCAAGTGGACCTTGCAGGGCAGCCTGACCATGCACGGGGTGAGCCGCTCGGTCGCGCTGGACACCACCTACCTCGGCACGGTCAACGGCGGTTACGGCGAGGAACTGCGCTGCGCGGCCCTCGCGACGGCGGAGCTGCACCGTGAGGACTACACGCTCAACTGGCGGTCCATGCTGGCCCGGGGCATCGCGGTGGTCGGCCCCACGGTCCAACTGGAGCTGGACGTCCAGGCGATGTACCGCACCCACGACACGCCGACCCCGCCGGAGTAGGAGGCAGGGCCGGTGCCCGTGGCTGGAGTGACACGTTCTCCACGGAAAACTCACACGACCCAGCTGTAACTTTATGTTTCAAGCGTTACGCTCGCCGTCATCCGAGTGCTCGGGGGAGCGGCTCGTCCGCCACGGCACTCCCTCCCCCCACGGTTCAGGAGACTCGGCGTGAGTGACGGCGACGTAGTGGTGATCGGCGGCGGCTATGCGGGCGTCCGGCTGGCGAAACGGCTGGACACGACGGCCCGGGTCACCCTGGTGGACCGCAAGGAGGTCTTCTTCCACCGGATCTCCTCTTTGCGCGCGGGAGTGCGCAGGGAGTGGAGCGCGACCCCCTTCATCCCCTACGACCGGCTGCTGCGCCACGGCCAGGTCGTCGTGGGCAAGGTGGTGCGCATCGACACCACCGAGCGACAGGTCGTGCTGGCCGACGGCACACGGCTGCCCTACGACGTGGTGGTGATCGCGACCGGCGCCGACTACCCGGAACCGGCCCGGTTCGCCGGGACCACCACCGAGGAGGCGATGAAGTCCTTCGCCGAGCACCAGCAGAAGATCGCCTTCGCCGAGCACGTCCTCGTCGTCGGCGGGGGCCCCTCCGGCGTCGAACTGAGCGCCGAGATCCGGCTGGCGCGTCCGGACGCCCGGGTCACGCTCGCGCACTCCGGTCCCGCGCTGCTCGGCGGCACGGGCAGCGAACGGGCAGGCCGCAGGGCGCGCGCCTGGCTGGAGGCGCACGACGTGGAGGTACGGCTCGACTCCTTCATGTCCCCGGGCAGCGACTTCGGCACCTACCGAGACGCCCGCGGCGACGTCCTCACCGCGGACCTGTCCTTCTGGGCCACCGGCACCACTCCCAACACGCTCTGGCTGCGCCTGGGCGGACACGGCGACTGGCTGACCCCCTCCGGGCACGTGAAGGTCGACCGCTCACTGCGGGCCGAGGGGCAGCTGGACGTCTTCGCGGTCGGCGACGTCAACGACGCCACCGAGCTCAAGATCACCCCGGCCGCGCTCGCCCAGGCCGACCTCGCCGCCTGGAACATCCGCGCCCACCTGCGCAGTTCGGGCCGCCACCGCAAGGAGCCCCGCTTCTACCGGCCCGTCCACCGCACTCCGCTGATCGTGCCCTTCGGCCCCGCCGACGGGGTGACCATGCTGCCCGTGCCGGGCGGCGAGACGGCGGTGCTCGGCGGCCGCACCAGCACCCTGGCCAAGGCGAAGACCCTCATGACGCCCTACATGCGACGCCAGCTCGGTTACACGGCGGCCTGATCGGCGAGGGGAGCGTGTCGGCACCGGTGTGCCCGGTTTCCCGGTGCGCGGCGATCCGCGCGCACGCCTTTGGGCGGGCGTCGGCGGGAAGGGCGGAAGCCCGGGTGGACTCACCCGTCTCCTGGGGGAGTTGAGACCGACCGCCCCGCCATGCGGCGCCCGGCGGAGCCCCGGAGCCGGGTGGCGAGGAGCAGCTCGTGCGGGGCCCGCCGCGGGCGTGCGGCACCCGCCGTCCCGGCCTCGCCGCGGGTCGGCCGGCCGAAGCGGCGACAGCGGGCAGGTCGGAGAGGGCTCACGCGTGCAGCACGTGCTGCGTGGGCCGGACCAGGCCCGACTCGTAGGCGAACACCACCGCCTGGACCCGGCCGCGGGCACCGATCTTGGTGAGGATGTTGCTGACGTGGGACTTCACGGTGGTCGGGGCGATGGAGAGCCGGTCGGCGATCTCGGCGTTGGAATCGCCGGAGGCGACCGCGGTGAGCACGTCGCGTTCGCGGTCGGTGAGCGTGTCCAGCCGGTTGCCCGGGAGCGGACTCTCGTCGAGGGCGCGCCGGGTGCGGACGACGTCGATGAGCGCGCGGGCCAGTCCGGGGGAGACGACGACGTCACCGGCGGCCACGACCCGGACGGCCGCGACCAGTTCGTCGGCGGTGGCGTCCTGCGGAAGGTGACCGGCGGCTCCGGCGCGCAGGGCGCCGTAGGGGTAGGTGTCGTCGCCGCTGGTGAGCAGCAGGACGTGCGGGGCGTGTCCGTCCGGGGCGTGGGCGAGGCGGCGGACGGTCTCGACGGTGTCGGTGCCGGTGCCGCGGTCGTCCAGCAGGACGACGTCCGGCCGGAGCAGTGCGCTCAGCCGGACCGCCTCGGGCCCGTGCGCCGCCTCGCCGGCGACGGTCAGGTCGGACTGGGACTCGAGGAGCATTCGAAGGCCGACACGCTGGAGTGACTGGCCGGTGGCGATGAGGACGCTGGTCATGGCGTGCGTGCTCCATCCTCGTCCAGCGCGCAAGATGCTGAACGAAACGGTTTCGTTCTCGTGGGAGTCAGCCTAGCTCCGGAACTATCGAGACGGGAGCGTATCGATTGTGGGGTGGCTCACATTCGTACTGGCGGACGTCGCGTCAGCCGCTCTCCACCAGGCTCTGCGTGCCCAGCACCGAGATCAGCCGCAGCTTCTCGGCGGCCTCGGTGCCGGGCTCGGCCGAGTACACGAGGATGTGCAGGTCGTTCTCCTCCACCCGGAGCAGGTCGCAGTCGAGGGTGAGCATGCCGACCTGCGGATGCTCGACCGTCTTGTGCGAGGTGGCGAGACGGCCCACGACCCCGGCGTCCCACAGTTCCGCGAAACGCTCACTCCGGGCGCGCAACTCCGCTACCAACGAGGTGAGTTGGCGGTCGGCGGGATAGCGGGCGGCGGTCGCGCGCAGTTCGGAGACCATGCCCGTCTCGAAGGCACGCCGTTCCTCCGGGGTGTGCCGCACCCGGGTCGGCATGCCCGTGAAGTTGCGCCACACGCCGTTGCGTTCGAAGCCCCGCAGGGCGGACGGGTCACCCATCAGGGCCGCGTACATCGGGTTGGCCAGCAGCAGCGTCATGGCCGCATCGGAGACCGCGACGGGGGTGTCGACCAGCCGGTCCAGCAACCGCTGCACACTGGGCGTGATGAACCCGGGCACCACCTCCGGGCCCGGCGGCACCAGACCCGCGAGACCGAAGAGGTACGTGCGCTCGTCCCCCGAGGGCGACCTCCTGCCAGCGGCCGCGGGCGGCCAGGACCGGGTGGTCGAGGAACGCGGAGACGTCGTTGACGCCCGCGCAGGCGATGCCGATGCCCTCCAGGTCCTTCAGCACCTGAGCGGCCTCGGAGCACGCGATCCGTTCGGCGACCACGGCGTTGAGTTCCTCGCGGTGGGCGACCCGGGCCGAGCCGGTGGCGAAGCGCGGGTCCTCGGCCAGCTCGGGCCGCCGCAGGAAGTCGGCGCACAGGACGATCCACTCGCGTTCGTTCTGGATGGAGAACAGCACGTCCTTGCCGTCGGCGGCCGTGAAAGCGCCGTACGGGGCGATGGTGGCGTGCTGGGTGCCCAGACGCGGCGGCTGACTGCCTCCGTAGCGGGTGTAGTGGGCCGGCTGGCTCATCCACTCGGCCAGCGCCTCGAACAGGGACACCTCCACCGGGTGGGCCCTGCCCGTGGTGGCGCGGGTGTACAGAGCGGTCAGGATGCCGCTGTAGGCGTACATCCCGGCGGCGATGTCGGCGACGGAGATACCGACCCGGGCGGTCTCCTGCGCGGTTCCGGTCAGCGACACCAGGCCCGTCTGGCACTGCACCAGCAGGTCGTACGACTTGCGGTCGGCCCACGGCCCGTCCGTGCCGTACCCGGAGATCGTGCACGGGATCAGCCGCGGCAGGCGCTCGGCGAGGACGTCCACACCAAGGCCCAGCCGGTCGGCCGCGCCCGGGGCCAGATTCTGGACGAACACATCGGCGCCGTCGAGGAGTTGGTGCAGTATCTCGATGCCGCGCGGGTCCTTGAGATCCAGCGTGAGCGACTCCTTGGACCGGTTGAGCCACACGAAGTAGCTGGAGTGGCCGTGCACGGTCGTGTCGTAGCGGCGGGCGAAATCACCCTCGCCCGGCCGCTCCACCTTGATCACCCGCGCGCCGAGGTCGGCGAGCTGGCGGGTCGCGTAGGGCGCGGCCACGGCCTGCTCCAGGCTGACCACCGTGATCCCGGACAGGGGAAGCTGCGGCACGCTCATGCGGATCTTTGTACGGCCGGACCGGAGAGGGTGTCAACGATCACCGAGCCCCCGCGGTGCGACCCCCGTCCCCGTCGCTCGGTGTCGCTCGGCGCCGCTCAGTTCCGCCGCTCCGGATGGCACAGCACCATGACCGCCCGGGCGACGAGCTCCCCGGCCCCGCCGAGTTCCTGCCGGTAGCGGCCGGTGATCTCCCGTACGGCCGCGACGAAGCCGGGGTCGACTGCGCGGGCCCGGGCCGGGGCCGGGAGCTGCGAAGCCATCTCGCGACGGCGCGCCAGCAGCGCGATGATCTCCTCGTCGAGACGCTCTGTCCGACCTGAACACCTTGCCCGTGGCGGCCGACGGCGATTCCTCCCGGACCCGGCGGAGCTGGCACTGATTCAGGCCGGTACGCCGAGGGATTCCAGAGCTCTTACGAGGGGGGCGAGTTCGGGGGTGCCGGCGGCTTGGTCGAGGGCTTCGCGCAGGGCCTTCTCGTTGGTGGGGCGGGCCTGTTCGAGGAGGGTGCGGCCGGTGTCGGTGACGTCGGTGTAGATGCCGCGGCGGTCGGTGGGGCACAGGTAGCGGGAGAGCAGGCCGCGGTCCTCCAGGCGGGTGACCAGGCGGGTGGTGGCGCTCTGGCTGAGGACGACGGCGTCGGCGACCTGTTTCATCTGCAGGTGGCCGCCCTCGCCGTCGTGCTGGCGGCCCAGGACGTCGAGCAGGGAGTACTCGCGCACGCTGAGGTCGTGGGCGGCCTGCAGGGCCTTCTCGATGTGCGCCTCGATCCGCCCGTGCAGCAGCGAGAGCGCACACCAGCCCTGGGCGAGCGCGGTGAGCGAGGGGTCTGTGGCGGTCATGGGGCCTGCTTCCTCCGTCCCGATACGGATACCCCCAGGATATTGCATCGCTGAAACTTTCAGCGTCTGCTTCTATTGTGCGCGCGCAACTATCGGGCTCCGCATGTTCGGTACCCGTATCCGCACCGCCCACAGAGAGCGACTCCGATGACGACCCGGCCCTCCACCACCACCCTGTGGCGCCCCACCGGCCCCAAGGAGCTGGACCTGGTCCGGCAGCTCGACTGGCGCGCCTGGCCGCCGAGGCTGCCCGAGCAGCCCATCTTCTACCCGGTCCTCGACGAGGGCTACGCGATCAAGATCGCCAGGGACTGGAACGTCAAGCACGACGGCGCCGGCTTCGTGACCCGCTTCGAGGTCGAGTCGGACTTTCTGCGCCGCTACCCGGTCCAGCAGGCCGGCGGCCGCACGATCCTCGAACTGTGGGTCCCGGCCGAGGAGCTGGACGCCTTCAACGCACACATCGTGGGCCGGATCGAGGTGGTGCACGAGTTCCGCCGACCTCCGCGCCGCCGCTAGGGCCGCGCCAGGTGCCGCATCGTCAGGGCCAGTTGCAGCCGTAGCCGTCCCTGGGGTGTGCGCAGGGGCCAGCCCAGCAGATGCTCCGCGTGGGAGAGGCGGTCCTGGAGCGTGGAGTGGTGGACGTTGATCTCGGCGGCGGCCGCCCGCAGGCTCACCGTCGAGACCACGGCGTGCAGGGTGGCGAGCAGCCACGGTGTGCCCGCCCCGGCCGCCTCCAGCACCTGGACGTCGGGCGGCGGTTCCGCCCCCGGGGCGACGATGTCGGCGAGCAGTGCGACACCGCCCAGTTCGTCGGCGTGCACGACCATCGGCCCGGGGTCCTGGGCCGTGCCCTCCGCGGTGAACCGCAGCGCGGTGCGGGCGTCCGCCCAGGACCGCGGCAGTTCCAGCACGGGCACGGCGGGACCCACCCCGACCCGCCCCGCGGGCAGCCCGGCGTCGGTCCGGGCGGCCACGATCCGCGGCCGCCCGTCGAGCGCGGCCAGCGCCCGGGCGGCGGCCGAGGGATCCAGCCCCAGC
This genomic window contains:
- a CDS encoding helix-turn-helix domain-containing protein — encoded protein: MTATEPSPAVRALPPLRVARERFLSGRPLPDGVPEEVLAAWRRARFFGVPHDLREPAADPPRPPRSPLLGAARPVLERIAPTLGAGPSVLLLTDARLRVLWTSGSAPGLIPCSVLSEQEVGHNSAVLALRRRARAEVHGPEHFLDVWQDVSAVSVPLLAPAGGQPLGTLTVASRLRSGRPPHPQAGLAEAAAAAVEAALPARAAGPERVLLEAYLKAARSQDRAVVALDGRNRLINAAAERLATPEVLRALEHTARAARHTDAPGAAELPEGAGCDARIDLVRQEGAVVGIVAVLEPTGENTPRTRPRPLPCLAGSSPPWRHAAERAAGLARSAGPVLLTGERGTGKTALARELLGPGAPQLVDAAEGGSLEGELARWAGDGPLVLRHAERLTQPAVAALNSLLDAHPDTRLLVTHTPGTPPGPCLQRLLDKLAARTVVLPPLRERTEDIRELLSALAPRPAPGHPPLTWTLDALRALERHPWPGNVTELAHVVQALAEHRRVSGPVRRAELPDFVREGPAARPLSPMEQAERATILETLHRHGGNKSRAATALGIGRATLYRKLREYGG
- a CDS encoding MFS transporter, coding for MPGSLSPSPAAVDDTVPSPVTVSGPVHRLRVTLLMAGSCLPILGAVLIAPVLPKMQDHFASVPGAKALVPLALTVPALAVALLAPFAGVIVDRLGRKRLLIASTLLYAVFGTAPLWLESLGAIIASRALVGVTEAAIMTCCTTLIGDYYSGRRRVKYLALQTMCASASATVFFVLGGAVGSAGWRVPFWVYAVSLVLAPLMASALPGTAGRVAADVRPAGAQRAFPWRQLAGICALTFFGAMVFYTVPVEMSYLLDDLGVANSGVIGLATAVASAATVAGAVAFARLKRAPEPMLPAVFAVCAAGFGVMCLAGNAPLLVIGAVINCVGTGMLLPALLTSAMSRLAFEDRGRGTGLWTAAFFGGEFVCPLVLLAGESAAGSLAGAVGVLGVASLLVAAGLTGLRRRAA
- a CDS encoding FAD-dependent monooxygenase, which gives rise to MSPVVETDVLIVGSGPAGGSAALALSTYGVPNIVVTRYARLADTPRAHITNQRTMEVLRDLGVEQGVIARATPQHLMGNTTFCTSLAGEELGRVRSWGNDPLVQAAHELASPTRMCDMPQHLMEPVLVDAAVARGTALRFETEYLSHTQDADGVTATVRDRLRGDTYEIRAKYLIGADGGRSRVAEDAGLPMGGRMGVAGSINIVFEADLTRYTAHRPATLYWVLAPGATVGGIGAGLVRCVRPWNEWLIVWGYDVTAGAPDLTTEYAESVVRQLVGDDEIPVTIKSSSAWTVNEMYAESYSHGRVFCAGDATHRHPPSNGLGSNTSIQDSYNLAWKLKLVLDGTASPKLLDTYTAERAPIGKQVVTRANRSIGETAPIFEALDGLSPQTPAQLWANIAARKDATEAAEKQRARLREAIAFKVYEFNAHGVDLNQRYTSEAIVPDGTPAETFARDPELHHQPTSRPGARVPHAWITSSTRTVSTLDTVGKGRFTLLTGIGGECWLRAAEAQQADIATVVVGPGQEYEDPYGDWARLREISDAGALLVRPDGFVAFRHATAAPDAEALLSGALRRILGHA
- a CDS encoding maleylacetate reductase, which translates into the protein MTFMGEFTYESRPVRVVFRPGAAVTATPGEAEHLGLRRLLVVCGSRGESVARAVADALGDSCAGLHAEARMHVPAEDADRAVTVARETGADGVVAVGGGSSIGLGKAIALRTALPLIAVPSTYSGSEMTPVWGLTEGGAKRTGRDPRVQPRSVVYDPELTLSLPVPLTVTSGINALAHAAEALYAPDTSPLIALMAQDGVRAMAEALPLLAADPGDLDARGLALYGAWLCGACLGATTMGLHHKLCHVLGGTFGLPHAETHTVVLPYALAYNAPAAPDALTALGRALDADDPPGALWDLAGRLGAPRSLAALGLQETDLDRAAAEVAGQPYANPRPVTADGVRAVLRAAHEGRRP
- a CDS encoding intradiol ring-cleavage dioxygenase encodes the protein MTTDAIGAGVTEEAVASLHATADPRLRELLAGLIGHLHDFVRETRLTQEEWEKAVAFLTATGQKCTDTRQEFILLSDVLGLSMLVETVNGDRVQGATESTVLGPFHMTESPVRELGDDIDLVGGSEPCVVSGRVLSADGTPLPGAVLDVWQADDQGFYDVQQPDVQPAGNGRGLFTADTEGRFWFRTCVPAPYPIPTDGPVGDLLRATGRHPYRPAHIHFIVGAEGHTPVTTHIFVAGSDYLDSDAVFAVKRSLVQDFAETDDPSLAAEFGVPNPFRHARFDLVLEPNA